The Pochonia chlamydosporia 170 chromosome 1, whole genome shotgun sequence genome window below encodes:
- a CDS encoding fungal specific transcription factor domain-containing protein — protein MATFSTPISPATNTTPSPQHLLEQGTSFDFITQNSAQKLSKDQKALIKSHASRGKRKQKRHPQKSWILQREIDEQYTSIPTRVGSDLSFITFPVELEPYMRDDIARAIGPLRSALYPPDICVQVDPALSSWTTNLLADVLYLHSTLFSVEAFLDSSMGRGSSSLTQFHLSKTLRLLQERLNAPGDPRSIADATIMVVSVLALTAELHGDVDAAGAHMQGLQRMILLRGGLDKLRFENSRLPAKVCRVDLSVAIRFGRQPLFFNHAMSWDPFIHIKEVRDSKTEDESEASKYIRAADEKLCNVWKDLREFCRLCNLASQTSHKLLPNTFSEIMASVLYRLINLSFEAMPALEAIRLGMTVFASQVFLQWRGMRQRQTQLDHDFTEALLRLENAKHDAPLAILFWTLIVWQTCSSSHTTNSRLTAWLRQATEQLGLSTCQDAKRVLKSALWIDNIYYGALEKLFEGS, from the exons ATGGCCACCTTTTCAACTCCGATATCTCCGGCAACAAACACAACCCCATCACCGCAGCACTTGTTAGAACAGGGAACATCTTTCGATTTCATCACACAAAATTCGGCCCAGAAGCTTAGTAAAGACCAGAAAGCCCTCATAAAAAGTCATGCTTCACGTGGCAAGCGGAAGCAAAAGCGTCATCCTCAAAAGTCATGGATACTTCAGCGTGAAATAGACGAACAATATACATCTATTCCCACCCGAGTGGGCTCCGACTTGTCCTTCATCACGTTTCCCGTAGAGCTTGAGCCATACATGCGAGATGATATAGCGCGAG CCATCGGTCCCTTGAGGAGCGCCTTGTATCCTCCGGATATTTGCGTGCAAGTCGACCCTGCTCTCAGCTCGTGGACCACAAATCTTTTGGCAGACGTGTTATATCTACATAGTACGCTCTTCTCTGTGGAGGCATTTCTTGATTCAAGCATGGGCCGAGGGTCCAGCTCTCTCACGCAGTTTCATCTTTCCAAAActctgcggctgctgcaGGAGAGACTCAATGCACCCGGTGATCCGCGCTCCATAGCGGATGCTACTATAATGGTGGTATCGGTGCTGGCCTTGACGGCGGAGCTTCATGGAGATGTGGATGCTGCCGGAGCTCACATGCAGGGTCTGCAACGGATGATACTACTACGAGGTGGCCTCGACAAGTTAAGATTTGAGAACTCGAGACTACCGGCAAAAGTTTGTAG GGTTGATCTCAGTGTCGCAATCCGTTTTGGAAGGCAACcactcttcttcaaccacgCCATGTCTTGGGATCCGTTCATTCACATCAAAGAAGTGAGGGACAGCAAAACCGAGGACGAGAGCGAAGCTTCAAAGTATATACGGGCCGCTGATGAAAAGTTGTGCAATGTTTGGAAAGATTTACGAGAGTTTTGCCGTCTCTGCAATCTTGCTTCGCAGACATCCCACAAGCTCTTGCCCAACACGTTCAGCGAGATAATGGCCTCGGTGCTATATCGACTGATTAACCTTTCATTTGAGGCGATGCCAGCACTGGAAGCCATCCGCCTAGGAATGACCGTGTTTGCTAGTCAAGTATTTCTGCAGTGGCGAGGAATGAGGCAGCGACAAACGCAGCTTGACCATGATTTTACTGAAgcgttgttgaggttggaaaACGCAAAACACGATGCCCCCCTTGCCATTCTCTTCTGGACCTTGATAGTATGGCAAACTTGCTCTTCGAGCCACACAACAAACAGCAGGTTGACCGCTTGGCTAAGGCAGGCCACCGAGCAACTGGGACTGAGCACATGTCAGGATGCCAAGAGAGTTCTCAAATCTGCCCTGTGGATCGACAATATATACTATGGAGCGCTTGAAAAACTCTTCGAAGGATCATAA
- a CDS encoding cation efflux family protein (similar to Colletotrichum fioriniae PJ7 XP_007590253.1), with the protein MAIPSPTLSAKKADVTDEHVQPGEQLVANHTGGTDHSIFDEPQIKLGAANPNDSEKISSKPSSILQSPQDDANIAAGNDAAKVAPILLNSETFRSAKYEDLDKELESRYAKRNRKKLKSFYTKQNDLIDEYLGVEEEEQLASDEEIRMRPRIRFAVYASFTANLCLFIIQMYAAISTGSLALFATAADAFMDLVSSCVMLITSKLARRPSIYKFPVGRTRIEPVGIIVFCALMATVAVQLLIESARHLADGERESSPLQPIPLSLVGVAILMKSSLMVYCFFYRRFPSVHVFFIDHRNDIVVNIFGLVMSIVGDHFIWYLDPVGAICIALLILFSWASNAFEQVWLLAGKGAPKTYVSKLIYVTLTHSVHVLKVDTCRAYHAGQKYYVEVDIVMDADTPLRTSHDVSQSLQRKLEGLADVERAFVHVDYEHDHNVHEEHKPLYENVQLKTLRDYFRSFIRKRRN; encoded by the exons ATGGCTATTCCGTCGCCAACCCTgtctgccaagaaggctgatGTAACTGATGAGCATGTTCAACCTGGCGAACAGCTCGTCGCGAATCACACAGGTGGGACTGACCATTCGATCTTCGATGAACCTCAGATAAAGCTTGGCGCCGCGAACCCCAATGATTCAGAA AAGATATCCTCCAAACCGAGTTCCATTCTCCAGTCGCCCCAGGACGATGCCAACATCGCCGCCGGCAATGATGCTGCAAAAGTCGCCCCAATCTTGCTCAACTCCGAAACCTTTAGATCAGCGAAGTATGAGGATCTTGACAAAGAACTGGAATCAAGATACGCTAAACGCAACCGAAAAAAGTTGAAGAGCTTTTATACGAAACAAAATGATCTAATAGATGAATATTTGGGcgtcgaagaggaggaacAACTCGCATCTGATGAGGAGATTCGAATGCGGCCGCGGATTAGGTTTGCGGTATATGCGTCTTTCACGGCCAACCTTTGTCTTTTTATCATTCAGATGTATGCTGCTATATCTACAGGCTCGCTTGCG CTCTTTGCTACGGCAGCCGACGCTTTCATGGATCTGGTCTCATCGTGTGTGATGCTCATTACATCAAAACTTGCTCGGCGACCGAGCATTTACAAGTTCCCGGTT GGCCGCACCAGGATCGAGCCAGTTGGTATCATCGTCTTTTGCGCATTGATGGCCACGGTAGCTGTTCAGTTATTA ATTGAATCTGCTCGTCATCTCGCCGATGGCGAGCGTGAATCTAGTCCTCTACAACCTATACCACTTTCGCTCGTTGGTGTCGCAA tattgatgaagagctctTTGATGGTCTATTGCTTCTTCTACAGGCGCTTCCCATCTGTGCATGTCTTCTTCATAGACCACCGTAATGATATTGTTGTCAACAtctttggtctggtcatgtCAATTGTCGGAGACCACTTCATCTGGTATCTGGATCCAGTCGGCGCAATTTGCATTGCTCTGCTGATCCTCTTCTCCTGGGCATCCAACGCGTTCGAACAAGTCTGGCTTCTTGCAGGCAAAGGAGCACCCAAGACGTACGTGTCGAAACTAATTTATGTGACTCTCACTCATAGTGTTCATGTTCTTAAGGTTGATACG TGTCGAGCGTACCACGCAGGACAGAAGTACTACGTTGAGGTCGACATTGTCATGGACGCAGACACGCCGCTTCGCACTTCTCACGACGTCAGTCAATCGTTACAAAGAAAACTTGAAGGGCTGGCAGATGTGGAAAGAGCATTTGTTCATGTGGATTACGAACATGACCACAATGTTCATGAGGAGCACAAACCGCTCTATGAGAATGTTCAGCTGAAGACGCTGAGAGATTATTTTCGCTCTTTTATCAGAAAAAGGAGAAATTGA
- a CDS encoding MFS transporter (similar to Beauveria bassiana ARSEF 2860 XP_008596765.1), which yields MNAWPAEGNWAVTSSDHGALIVITALVGVTWTFLVFLIRLYIRLKLNGPFGLDDIAASFATTFGILHTGLTLSSAKHGLGRQQNLLAPADIQAALKLNYASNFAYIVAICFSKCAMFLLIARLGQKGKHLLATYGIAAFTITWAVISLFIMAFQCSLPEPWNIQTSSRCQPLFIRWVVVETFSILSEVCVSALAVTLVWKLSMPFQTKVAVVCAFSAQLFVIIPIIFRLHFVRDSKNTTDATFDSTEIAILTQIVMHFSIMAATFPCFRQFLQAFDSGLGATTKIGAKPGSGSRKDSSYVLQSLNSARDGSRGKRSLGGLRPDSTAQIATAVGGRLSDRDADNMSIESLGSDQAIWTRRGWMVQYEARYRDE from the exons ATGAACGCCTGGCCCGCGGAAGGGAATTGGGCAGTCACATCGAGTGATCACGGGGCTCTTATCGTCATCACGGCCCTCGTAGGAGTCACTTGGACGTTCTTGGTATTTCTAATTAGACTATACATTCGGCTAAAGCTCAACGGCCCGTTTGGACTAGACGATATCGCAGCGTCTTTCGCAACA ACGTTCGGTATTCTTCACACTGGTTTGACTCTTTCTTCCGCCAAACATGGGCTGGGAAGACAGCAGAACTTGCTGGCACCTGCTGATATACAGGCGGCCTTGAAG CTCAACTATGCGTCCAACTTTGCTTACATAGTAGCTATTTGCTTCTCAAAATGCGCCATGTTCCTCCTCATAGCACGTCTCGGGCAGAAGGGAAAACACCTCCTTGCAACATACGGCATCGCTGCTTTCACGATCACTTGGGCCGTAATATCGTTGTTTATCATGGCATTCCAATGCAGCCTTCCCGAGCCTTGGAATATCCAAACCAGCAGCCGGTGTCAACCCCTC TTCATACGATGGGTTGTCGTCGAAACGTTCAGCATACTGAGCGAAGTCTGTGTGAGCGCATTAGCCGTAACTCTGGTCTGGAAGCTGTCGATGCCATTCCAGACCAAAGTCGCGGTTGTATGTGCCTTTTCAGCTCagctcttcgtcatcatACCGATTATCTTCCGATTACATTTTGTGCGCGACTCGAAGAATACAACCGACGCAACATTTGATTCCACAGAAATTGCCATCCTGACACAAATCGTGATGCATTTCTCAATCATGGCCGCTACATTTCCCTGTTTTCGGCAGTTCCTCCAGGCATTTGACAGCGGACTTGGCGCAACCACGAAAATTGGTGCCAAACCCGGAAGCGGCTCTCGCAAGGATAGTTCGTACGTGTTGCAGAGTCTGAACTCAGCGCGTGATGGGAGTCGAGGGAAGAGGTCCCTGGGGGGGCTGCGGCCGGATTCTACGGCTCAGATTGCCACTGCAGTAGGAGGTAGATTATCGGACCGTGACGCAGACAATATGAGCATCGAGAGTTTAGGCAGTGACCAGGCTATTTGGACAAGGAGGGGGTGGATGGTGCAATATGAGGCCAGATACCGTGACGAGTGA
- a CDS encoding carboxylesterase-like protein (similar to Chaetomium thermophilum var. thermophilum DSM 1495 XP_006695416.1) has translation MSEPFHVLVFSKTAGYRHESIPAAVSSWKRLAQASRHPNSTSPAFTVEASEDASIFNPEKLSTFRVIVLQHVSGDFHDSTQLDALKGFVRAGGGVVGMHTATTGMPSCGADCVDKEGWYEKLIGGSFDGHPKPQDGIIKAESLSHPILTRGMHGQGDGLNTFQQSTMTRHWFDEWYNFKKPPQQNPNLEVLLTVDEKTYEGGTLGDSHPIIWCQEFEGGRVFQTALGHFDAAYEDDVFMGQALSGLLWAARLI, from the coding sequence ATGTCAGAGCCTTTCCACGTCCTGGTTTTCAGCAAGACGGCAGGTTATCGTCATGAATCAATCCCAGCTGCCGTATCAAGTTGGAAGCGATTAGCCCAAGCAAGCCGACATCCCAACAGTACCTCGCCCGCTTTCACAGTTGAAGCAAGCGAAGATGCCTCCATTTTCAATCCGGAAAAACTATCAACGTTTCGAGTGATTGTTTTACAGCATGTATCAGGGGACTTTCACGACAGCACCCAGCTAGACGCTCTCAAGGGATTTGTCCGGGCGGGCGGGGGTGTCGTTGGAATGCATACCGCCACGACGGGAATGCCTTCCTGCGGCGCCGACTGCGTGGACAAAGAAGGATGGTATGAGAAACTCATCGGTGGTTCTTTTGACGGCCATCCAAAGCCGCAGGATGGAATCATCAAGGCGGAGAGTTTATCGCATCCAATTTTGACCCGAGGGATGCACGGTCAAGGCGACGGGCTCAATACGTTTCAACAGTCAACCATGACTCGACACTGGTTTGATGAATGGTATAACTTCAAGAAACCACCGCAACAGAATCCAAACCTCGAAGTTCTTCTGACTGTTGATGAAAAAACTTATGAGGGTGGCACACTTGGCGACAGCCACCCGATCATCTGGTGCCAGGAGTTTGAAGGTGGTAGGGTGTTTCAGACGGCGCTGGGCCATTTTGATGCAGCATatgaagatgatgtgttTATGGGTCAAGCATTAAGTGGCCTGCTTTGGGCTGCTAGACTGATATAA
- a CDS encoding short-chain dehydrogenase/reductase family protein (similar to Talaromyces marneffei ATCC 18224 XP_002144949.1), with product MASCKKGTAQSATTIFSKDMGPLPHNFAGVFINNQFGTTIALPTKADYPNVHQKCAIITGSNTGLGLETSRQLLTLGLSHLIMGVRSVEKGTKATESLRCINPNAKVDVWHLDMESYSSVQEFARRCNTQLDRIDMVILNAGISPMDFAISSETGHEKTIQVNHLSTILLAVLLLPILKSKKPPEQDAPVITIVNSVMAHLCKVPNKSIRPFLPSFDDTKIVPWDPQERYGVSKLLCQLFTVKLAAQVCPEDVIINMVDPGLTKGTGLSRDAKGLVRLGAMAFFSLAGRPVERGAATYVNAVLGHGKESHGCFLMNCKVSSLSRWYYSDGEEMTRAVWTETLKELDFAGVDKIISSL from the exons ATGGCTTCATGTAAGAAGGGCACAGCCCAATCTGCCACAACCATATTTTCAAAAGATATGGGACCTCTACCACACAATTTCGCAggcgtcttcatcaacaaccaatTCGGAACAACAATCGCCCTCCCCACCAAAGCAGACTACCCAAACGTACACCAAAAAtgcgccatcatcaccggaTCCAACACAGGTCTAGGCCTAGAAACCTCAAGACAACTCCTAACACTAGGCCTGTCACACCTAATCATGGGCGTACGGTCTGTAGAAAAAGGCACCAAAGCCACAGAGAGCCTCCGCTGCATCAACCCCAATGCAAAGGTTGACGTTTGGCACCTCGACATGGAATCATACTCTTCCGTTCAGGAATTCGCTCGCAGATGCAACACGCAGCTGGACCGCATTGACATGGTCATCTTGAATGCTGGTATATCTCCAATGGATTTTGCTATTAGTTCTGAGACGGGACACGAGAAGACAATCCAAGTCAATCATCTCAGCACGATACTTCTCGCGGTACTGCTACTCCCAATACTAAAGAGCAAGAAACCTCCTGAACAAGATGCCCCGGTAATTACCATTGTCAATTCAGTCATGGCACACCTTTGCAAGGTTCCCAATAAGTCCATTCGTCCATTCTTGCCGTCCTTTGATGATACTAAAATCGTACCCTGGGATCCGCAAGAGAGATATGGCGTATCCAAGTTACTATGCCAGTTGTTTACAGTCAAACTCGCTGCGCAAGTCTGTCCCGAAgatgtcatcatcaacatggtcgACCCAGGACTTACAAAGGGCACTGGACTATCGCGTGATGCCAAAGGTCTAGTAAGACTTGGCGcaatggccttcttctcactTGCTGGACGACCAGTTGAACGAGGAGCGGCAACATATGTCAATGCAGTGTTGGGGCATGGCAAGGAATCTCACGGGTGTTTTCTTATGAATTGCAAGGTTTCGTC GCTTTCGCGCTGGTATTATAGTGATGGGGAAGAGATGACGAGGGCTGTTTGGACGGAAACTTTGAAGgaacttgactttgctggGGTTGACAAGATAATTTCTTCGCTGTAG
- a CDS encoding amino acid transporter (similar to Aspergillus flavus NRRL3357 XP_002375369.1) — protein MATPIDGIGGEMAVLESSGGKKVAGVFEEAVCVDREDGLDQGSGADFTANDQRDMQRMGKTQQFRRNFRMMSTIGFTICVTGTWVILLTSHTQGLIAGGMSGLFWSLCWSHIGQFFIVLSLAEMASMAPTAGGQYHWVSEFSPREYQKVLSYLSGWLSTVSWQSIVALDAFQIGSIIQGLIALNDDSYSPTRWQGTLLVIASVIAVSLFNVFAAKHLPLAEGTFVTLYIFSFFPVVITLLVLAPKQSASEVFTHFTDNGAGWPSLPLTVMVGQVSSMFVVLGSDSVAHMAEEIKDAGVVVPRSMVWSFLINVPFTFGLLIAYLFCIGNVEEALASKTGFPFMYVFQNATKSISATTGLTIVVLVLLTMITISALASTSRQTFAFARDKGLPFSNWLGTVHPSWQVPVNSVFFTCAFSMAFALINIGSTVAFNAMLSLSTVALMATYVVSIGCVTLKRIRGEQLPRCRWSLGRSGLSINIIALLYSCWSFFWSFWPNSYEVTAANFNWACVLFVGLMAISWAIYFAKARHVYEGPVATVEGYKES, from the exons atggcgacaCCGATTGACGGAATAGGCGGCGAGATGGCCGTTTTGGAAAGTTCGGGAGGCAAGAAGGTTGCTGGTGTTTTTGAGGAAGCAGTATGTGTAGATCGAGAAGATGGTTTGGATCAAGGTTCTGGGGCGGACTTTACGGCAAATGATCAGAGAGACATGCAGCGCATGGGCAAGACACAGCAGTTTCGA AGGAACTTTCGAATGATGTCTACGATTGGCTTCACAATTTGTGTTACGGGAACATGGGTTATTTTGCTAAC ATCACACACCCAAGGTCTAATTGCTGGAGGCATGTCCGGTCTCTTTTGGTCTTTGTGCTGGTCGCATATTGGCCAGTTCTTCATTGTCCTGTCTCTCGCTGAAATGGCGTCCATGGCTCCCACTGCTGGCGGTCAGTATCACTGGGTATCGGAATTTTCTCCTCGAGAATACCAAAAGGTTCTCAGTTACTTGTCAG GATGGCTTTCAACTGTCTCGTGGCAAAGCATCGTTGCGTTGGACGCATTCCAAATTGGCTCCATTATTCAGGGCCTCATTGCTCTCAATGACGATTCATATTCACCGACGAGATGGCAGGGGACTTTGCTTGTAATTGCGTCAGTCATTGCGGTTTCCCTCTTCAATGTCTTTGCTGCAAAGCATCTCCCCTTAGCTGAAGGGACCTTTGTCACTCTGtacatcttctccttctttccgGTTGTCATCACTTTGCTCGTATTAGCGCCCAAGCAATCCGCTAGTGAGGTCTTTACTCATTTCACAGATAATGGAGCAGGATGGCCATCACTTCCGTTGACAGTCATGGTTGGACAGGTGTCGTCTATGTTTGTAGTTCTTG GCTCCGACTCTGTGGCACACATGGCAGAAGAAATCAAGGACGCTGGAGTTGTCGTCCCGAGGAGTATGGTCTGGTCGTTCTTAATCAATGTACCGTTCACCTTTGGACTTTTGATCGCGTACTTGTTCTGTATTGGAAACGTTGAAGAGGCCCTGGCGTCTAAAACAGGATTCCCATTCATGTATGTCTTTCAGAACGCGACAAAATCCATTAGCGCTACGACGGGTCTTACCATTGtagtgctggtgctgttgacgatgattACCATCAGTGCgctggcatcgacatcgcGACAAACCTTTGCTTTTGCTCGAGATAAAGGCCTTCCATTCTCCAACTGGCTTGGGACT GTCCATCCTTCGTGGCAAGTTCCGGTAAACTCAGTCTTCTTCACATGCGCCTTCTCAATGGCGTTTgctctcatcaacatcggcTCAACGGTCGCATTCAACGCCATGCTTTCACTGTCAACTGTTGCGCTTATGGCCACGTATGTTGTCTCCATTGGATGCGTCACATTGAAACGTATTCGAGGCGAGCAACTTCCCCGGTGTCGCTGGAGCCTTGGTCGATCTGGTCTTTCTATCAACATCATCGCGCTCTTGTACTCATGTTGGTCATTCTTTTGGAGTTTCTGGCCAAACAGTTATGAAGTCACTGCTGCAAATTTTAACTGGGCGTGTGTGCTCTTTGTCGGATTGATGGCCATATCGTGGGCTATTTATTttgccaaggcaaggcaCGTATATGAAGGGCCGGTTGCGACGGTTGAAGGATATAAGGAGAGTTAG
- a CDS encoding adenosine deaminase (similar to Cordyceps militaris CM01 XP_006668126.1), giving the protein MSRGGIYKSLYMGRLALKTPRKRSANKPPLSGHSNHFRPTKRRTPPIMSLHDKPTAASDAEESLYDKLAKASDADKVAASKIIEAQETGLRERHSKRVDTLGFPGTYSGRVEYEMARAEMKKREKDLDFDSRCRADASPGEIKAEEIIQMLRQKDREQIYDRAPPRHGHANQAHKRFAGDHFLSNIDLIEQTELFKVARQMPKGTHLHIHLNACLQPSVLLDMAAEMDEMYIWSDRALIHLPSDPDGKPNRRRYLNFDACAIEFSIKKGTVSKTGNLFSENYEPKQLMRFKEFIRRWNKQAPYGDLNAMQWLQEKVQFNEEEAHGPLQTAGGAWELFNNRTRMMKGLFNYETAFRTYIRLLLQDFVGEKILYAEIRPTFMSTNYLFTDKGKRLDNKGIMRIIVDEVTSFLKNRGQNGQVAGNGPFHGIKVIYCTPRSLPNKSIEVALRECREFNKLFPGWIAGFDLVGEEGQGKPLHEFADEFQKFKRDCADEDVEIPFLFHCGETLDMDTDTDGNLIDALLLGAKRIAHGFALTKHPHIMEQMKARGVCLELCPISNEILGLTPRVAGHSMYSLLANNVHCTVNSDNGTIFRSSLSHDFYQVLIGRGGLGLYGWKQLALWSIDHACLDGEEKKKVLKSWEGQWEDFLKWIEKQYGDELLKWEQESNKRSSSGLGKV; this is encoded by the exons ATGAGCCGTGGAGGCATTTACAAATCTTTGTATATGGGTCGACTGGCCTTGAAGACGCCGCGGAAGCGCAGCGCAAACAAACCTCCCCTCTCCGGACACAGCAATCATTTCCGGCCAACCAAGAGACGAACACCACCTATCATGAGTCTTCATGACAAACCGACTGCAGCCAGTGATGCTGAGGAGTCACTTTATGACAAACTGGCTAAAGCCAGTGATGCAGACAAAGTGGCCGCGAGCAAAATCATAGAGGCTCAGGAAACGGGTTTGCGCGAGCGCCATTCTAAAAGAGTCGACACGTTAGGATTTCCAGGCACTTATAGCGGTCGTGTGGAATATGAAATGGCACGGGCCGAAATGAAGAAACGGGAAAAAGACCTCGACTTTGACTCAAGGTGTCGTGCGGATGCTTCACCAGGGGAAATAAAGGCTGAAGAAATCATACAAATGCTTCGACAAAAGGACAGGGAACAAATATACGACAGAGCACCACCCCGACATGGGCATGCGAATCAGGCGCACAAGAGATTTGCCGGAGACCATTTCCTCTCAAACATCGACCTTATTGAGCAGACGGAACTGTTCAAGGTAGCACGTCAAATGCCTAAGGGTACTCATCTGCACATTCATCTCAATGCTTGCTTGCAGCCCTCAGTACTGTTGGACATGGCCGCAGAGATGGATGAAATGTACATCTGGAGCGATCGGGCATTGATTCACCTGCCCTCCGACCCAGATGGGAAACCAAATAGACGGAGGTACCTCAACTTTGATGCATGCGCAATAGAGTTCTCTATCAAAAAAGGGACAGTGAGCAAAACCGGCAACCTCTTCTCAGAGAACTATGAACCCAAACAGCTCATGAGGTTTAAAGAATTCATTCGCCGGTGGAACAAGCAGGCTCCTTATGGCGATCTAAACGCCATGCAGTGGCTTCAAGAAAAAGTACAGttcaatgaagaagaagcccacGGGCCACTACAGACTGCAGGAGG AGCTTGGGAACTGTTCAACAACAGAAccaggatgatgaagggCCTCTTTAACTACGAAACTGCTTTCAGAACGTATATCCGATTGCTTCTCCAGGACTTCGTAGGCGAAAAAATTCTCTATGCCGAAATTCGACCAACATTCATGTCAACCAACTACCTCTTTACTGACAAAGGGAAGCGCTTAGACAATAAGGGCATCATGCGTATTATTGTTGACGAGGTGACGAGCTTTCTGAAGAATCGAGGGCAGAACGGGCAGGTTGCAGGCAACGGACCCTTCCACGGCATCAAAGTTATTTACTGCACGCCTCGATCCTTGCCGAACAAGTCGATCGAAGTGGCGCTAAGAGAGTGTCGCGAGTTCAACAAATTATTCCCGGGCTGGATAGCAG GCTTCGaccttgttggagaagaaggccaggGCAAACCCCTGCACGAATTCGCCGACGAGTTTCAGAAATTTAAGAGGGACTGTGCAGACGAGGATGTCGAGATTCCCTTCCTGTTTCACTGTGGCGAAACGCTTGATATGGACACTGATACGGATGGTAACCTCATCGACGCACTCTTGTTAGGGGCGAAGCGTATCGCCCACGGTTTTGCGTTGACAAAACACCCACACATCATGGAGCAAATGAAGGCCAGAGGCGTTTGCTTAGAGCTGTGTCCGATCTCGAACGAAATCTTGGGCCTGACACCCCGTGTGGCTGGGCATTCAATGTATTCTCTTCTGGCCAACAACGTGCACTGCACAGTTAACTCTGACAATGGGACTATATTCCG GTCTTCCCTATCACACGATTTCTACCAGGTTCTGATTGGCAGAGGCGGGCTCGGTCTCTATGGCTGGAAACAATTGGCTTTGTGGAGTATAGATCACGCCTGTCTGGATGGCgaggagaaaaagaaagtGTTGAAGAGCTGGGAAGGTCAATGGGAGGATTTCCTCAAGTGGATTGAGAAACAGTACGGCGATGAGTTGCTCAAGTGGGAGCAAGAGTCAAACAAGAGGTCTTCCAGTGGTTTGGGGAAAGTATGA